One window of Candidatus Acidulodesulfobacterium ferriphilum genomic DNA carries:
- the tsaD gene encoding tRNA (adenosine(37)-N6)-threonylcarbamoyltransferase complex transferase subunit TsaD encodes MRRLQNFRRQSLKNFRNKSMGYSENIINLAFESSCDDFSCAVLLKDNKGIKILSNITYSQDFVHDIYGGVVPELASRNHIKASLPALSFALSKAAIALKDVGLVSATAGPGLIGSLLIGLMEAKTISYALNIPLVKINHIEGHIFSPFLENKEEFPFIALVISGGHTHIYLVKSHSDIKLIGKTRDDACGELFDKVSNYLGFGYPGGRIIDELAEKGNKNEFKFTLPMAHSRNLDMSFSGLKTAVITLIDKLGGRGKIKEKIVFDIFASTREAVARILYKKTLDACNIYGINTVAVSGGVSANSRIRSLFGEPAKNPCFKVIFPSISLSTDNAAMIGYAGFFKPPVDPLKNKEEFLNINADSSWEL; translated from the coding sequence ATGCGGAGGCTTCAAAACTTTCGGCGGCAGAGCTTAAAAAACTTTCGAAATAAAAGTATGGGCTATTCCGAAAATATCATTAATCTGGCATTTGAGTCAAGTTGCGACGATTTTTCCTGCGCCGTGCTTTTAAAAGATAATAAAGGCATAAAAATTCTTTCTAATATAACATATTCGCAGGATTTTGTGCATGATATTTACGGAGGCGTCGTTCCCGAACTTGCTTCAAGGAATCATATAAAAGCATCTTTACCCGCCCTGTCGTTTGCTTTGTCAAAAGCCGCCATCGCACTAAAAGATGTCGGCTTAGTATCCGCTACGGCCGGACCGGGGCTTATCGGCTCCTTATTAATAGGACTTATGGAGGCAAAAACTATATCGTATGCGCTAAATATTCCGTTAGTAAAAATAAATCATATCGAAGGACACATATTCAGCCCCTTTTTGGAAAATAAAGAGGAGTTTCCCTTTATTGCATTGGTTATTTCAGGAGGACACACCCATATATATTTGGTAAAATCCCACAGCGATATAAAACTTATCGGAAAGACAAGGGATGACGCCTGTGGAGAACTGTTTGACAAGGTTTCTAATTACCTTGGCTTTGGTTATCCGGGCGGCAGGATTATAGACGAGCTTGCCGAAAAGGGTAATAAGAACGAATTTAAATTTACCCTTCCGATGGCGCATAGCCGTAATCTGGATATGAGCTTTAGCGGACTTAAGACAGCCGTTATTACATTGATAGATAAACTGGGGGGGCGGGGCAAGATTAAAGAAAAAATAGTTTTTGATATTTTTGCTTCTACAAGAGAAGCGGTAGCCAGGATTCTTTATAAAAAGACCTTAGATGCGTGTAATATTTACGGAATAAATACGGTAGCGGTTTCCGGCGGGGTTTCTGCTAATTCAAGGATAAGGTCTCTTTTTGGGGAACCCGCGAAAAATCCTTGTTTTAAAGTAATTTTTCCTTCTATTTCGCTTTCGACCGACAATGCCGCAATGATCGGTTACGCCGGTTTTTTTAAACCCCCGGTAGATCCCCTTAAAAATAAGGAAGAATTCTTAAATATTAACGCCGATTCCTCATGGGAGTTGTAA
- a CDS encoding vitamin B12-dependent ribonucleotide reductase, which translates to MKDKNDPLIKSFSENGITVLKKRYLAKNEKGEIIETISGMFERVAKNISEADLNYGKTKEEAETIAGIFFEEMANLRFLPNSPTLMNAGRPLQQLSACFVLPIEDSMESIFETIKNTALIHQSGGGTGFSFSNLRPKNDTVHSTKGVSSGPVSFMQVFNSATEAIKQGGTRRGANMGILRIDHPDILDFISSKKDTSKLNNFNISVAITEDFMSRVIKNENYPLINPRNNEIVKHLNAKEVFDLIVEMAWSSGEPGIIFIDRINKLNPIPKAGKIEATNPCGEQPLVAYESCNLGSINLGKFIKGYESKKGKFDYKEALKRLNEKPDAILPYYLDIIDFESLKKTVHTAVHFLDNVIDKNHYPIEKIKQMTLSNRKIGLGIMGYADTLIKLKIPYNSDLALKVAEKIMGFIDKESKLKSEELGTVRGSFPNFEGSVWKEKGYKAMRNGTTTTIAPTGTISIIAGASSGIEPLFALAYERHVLDNQTLIETDKNFKNILESLGVYSNELIDFVVKNGNLGHSYKDLPPNLLSPEIYEYLSRIFITSHDITPKWHVMLQAAFQKYTDNAVSKTVNFPNSAKKEDIKEVYLLAYNLNLKGITVYRDGSREQVLTTGPSANGKYKCPVCGSPVTEPIGIEPAVEKKSGGEKRIEPRKRPDIIHGITIKTITGCGPLYVTINYDENGRPFEIFNSIGKSGGCAQSQTESTGRMVSLALRSGIDTEEIINQLKGIRCNIPHGFGDNIIYSCADAIGKALEKSLLENGSLKISHKNQKNGHIDTYKVQGRGACPMCGGSNLKHAEGCTVCLDCGYSDCG; encoded by the coding sequence ATGAAAGATAAAAATGACCCGCTTATAAAAAGCTTTTCCGAAAATGGAATAACGGTTTTAAAGAAGAGATATTTGGCTAAAAACGAAAAGGGTGAAATTATCGAAACAATATCCGGAATGTTTGAAAGGGTGGCAAAGAACATCTCCGAAGCCGATTTAAATTACGGCAAAACCAAAGAAGAGGCTGAAACAATAGCAGGGATATTTTTCGAAGAGATGGCAAACCTGCGCTTTTTACCAAATTCCCCTACCTTAATGAATGCGGGAAGACCGCTGCAGCAGCTTTCCGCCTGTTTTGTTCTTCCAATCGAAGATTCTATGGAATCGATTTTCGAGACAATAAAAAATACAGCGCTAATACACCAGAGCGGCGGCGGAACAGGCTTTTCTTTTTCTAATTTAAGACCCAAAAATGATACCGTTCATTCCACAAAGGGCGTGTCAAGCGGCCCTGTTTCATTTATGCAGGTATTTAACAGCGCAACGGAGGCGATAAAGCAAGGCGGAACAAGAAGGGGAGCCAATATGGGTATTTTAAGAATAGACCACCCTGATATATTAGACTTTATCTCTTCTAAAAAAGATACCTCAAAACTTAACAATTTTAATATATCCGTTGCGATCACGGAAGATTTTATGAGCCGCGTTATTAAAAACGAAAATTACCCGTTGATAAACCCGAGAAACAATGAAATCGTTAAACATCTCAATGCAAAAGAAGTTTTCGATTTAATTGTGGAAATGGCATGGTCTAGCGGGGAACCGGGAATTATTTTTATAGACAGAATAAACAAACTTAACCCTATCCCTAAAGCCGGCAAAATCGAGGCGACTAATCCGTGCGGGGAACAGCCTTTAGTTGCCTACGAATCCTGCAATTTGGGTTCCATTAATCTTGGAAAATTCATAAAGGGATATGAAAGCAAAAAAGGCAAATTTGATTATAAAGAGGCATTAAAAAGGCTTAATGAAAAGCCTGATGCTATCCTGCCTTATTACCTTGATATTATTGACTTTGAGTCGCTTAAAAAAACCGTGCATACGGCAGTTCATTTCTTAGACAATGTGATAGACAAAAATCATTATCCCATCGAAAAAATAAAACAGATGACGCTTTCCAATAGAAAAATAGGGCTGGGGATTATGGGATATGCCGATACGCTTATAAAATTAAAAATACCGTATAATAGCGACCTGGCGCTTAAAGTAGCCGAAAAAATAATGGGTTTTATAGATAAGGAATCAAAATTAAAATCGGAAGAACTTGGGACGGTCAGGGGCAGTTTTCCTAATTTTGAAGGCTCCGTCTGGAAAGAAAAAGGCTATAAGGCTATGAGAAACGGAACAACCACAACCATTGCCCCGACCGGCACAATAAGCATAATTGCCGGAGCATCCAGCGGAATAGAACCGTTATTTGCATTAGCTTATGAAAGGCATGTCTTAGACAATCAAACTTTAATAGAAACCGATAAAAATTTTAAAAATATACTGGAAAGTTTAGGCGTTTATTCAAATGAACTTATAGATTTTGTCGTTAAGAACGGTAATCTTGGGCACTCTTATAAAGATTTGCCGCCTAATTTATTAAGCCCCGAAATCTATGAATATTTAAGCCGCATATTTATAACCTCGCACGATATTACGCCAAAATGGCATGTTATGCTTCAAGCGGCATTTCAAAAATATACGGACAATGCCGTCAGTAAAACCGTAAATTTTCCAAACTCTGCAAAAAAAGAAGATATTAAAGAGGTATATCTGCTTGCGTATAATCTTAATTTGAAAGGTATTACGGTTTACAGAGACGGCTCGAGGGAACAGGTCTTAACGACAGGTCCTTCCGCAAACGGCAAATATAAGTGTCCGGTATGCGGTTCTCCGGTAACCGAACCTATCGGCATCGAACCCGCCGTTGAAAAAAAAAGCGGCGGCGAAAAAAGAATCGAGCCGAGAAAGAGGCCTGATATTATACATGGAATTACGATTAAAACAATAACCGGCTGCGGACCTTTATATGTAACGATAAATTACGACGAAAACGGAAGGCCTTTTGAAATATTTAATTCTATCGGCAAATCCGGCGGCTGTGCGCAGTCTCAAACCGAATCAACCGGCAGAATGGTAAGCTTAGCTTTGAGGTCGGGAATAGACACCGAAGAAATAATAAACCAGCTAAAAGGCATTAGATGTAATATACCGCACGGTTTCGGCGATAACATAATATACTCATGCGCGGATGCTATCGGAAAAGCGCTTGAAAAAAGCCTGTTGGAAAATGGAAGTCTGAAAATATCTCATAAAAATCAGAAAAACGGGCATATAGATACATATAAAGTTCAAGGAAGGGGCGCCTGTCCGATGTGCGGCGGTTCTAATTTAAAACATGCGGAAGGCTGCACGGTATGCCTTGATTGCGGATACTCCGATTGCGGATGA
- a CDS encoding hemerythrin domain-containing protein has protein sequence MDTNLDPIMSLRSDHEIVRGVLNNLEGYLKKIGASSSDSLRKNLINQLNEITAFIDKDLEIHFKKEEEALFPVLGNYIGLETGPIHVMLIEHKHSRELSEDFKKSIKDYQAGGNYKTVVSVGGSFASLLSEHIDKEDHILFNMADMHLTADEKEGIMEKMRTIK, from the coding sequence ATGGATACAAATCTCGACCCAATTATGTCTTTAAGAAGCGACCACGAAATCGTCAGAGGAGTTTTAAATAATCTTGAAGGGTATTTAAAAAAGATTGGGGCAAGCTCCTCGGATAGTTTAAGAAAAAACCTTATAAATCAACTTAATGAAATAACCGCATTTATCGATAAGGATTTAGAAATTCATTTTAAAAAAGAGGAAGAGGCTTTATTCCCCGTTCTCGGAAATTATATAGGTTTAGAAACAGGCCCTATACATGTTATGCTTATTGAACACAAGCACAGCAGAGAGCTTTCGGAAGATTTTAAAAAAAGCATTAAAGACTATCAAGCCGGCGGCAACTATAAAACCGTCGTATCCGTCGGCGGTTCATTTGCTTCCCTTTTATCGGAACATATCGACAAGGAAGACCACATATTATTCAATATGGCGGATATGCACTTAACCGCAGACGAAAAAGAAGGCATAATGGAAAAGATGAGAACAATCAAATAA
- the tolQ gene encoding protein TolQ translates to MNILTHILSTNIVVKLVLLILFFFSLASWAIIFYKLNYLNKAKKEDKEFLDLFWESKRLDYVYTATKNFNYSPVASMFNATYKELVDIKKKSEEKDKLFGKENNGENQAYIERALKKSQLSSIAKLEISLPFLATVGSTAPFIGLFGTVWGIMTSFESIEKAGTAGLAIVAPGIADSLIATAAGLFAAIPAVIAYNYYSNKVRVIANETIDFAYEFMTIIERQIL, encoded by the coding sequence ATGAATATTTTAACCCACATTCTAAGCACAAACATCGTTGTAAAATTAGTCCTTTTAATTCTATTTTTTTTCTCTTTGGCGTCATGGGCTATTATTTTTTATAAATTAAATTATCTTAATAAAGCAAAAAAGGAAGATAAAGAGTTTCTCGATTTATTCTGGGAATCTAAAAGATTGGATTATGTTTATACGGCCACCAAAAATTTTAATTATAGTCCTGTAGCCTCTATGTTTAATGCTACATACAAAGAACTTGTGGACATTAAAAAAAAATCGGAAGAAAAGGATAAGCTTTTTGGTAAAGAAAATAATGGAGAGAATCAAGCATATATAGAAAGGGCTTTAAAAAAATCACAGCTCTCGTCTATTGCAAAACTTGAGATTTCCCTTCCATTTTTAGCGACGGTCGGCTCCACTGCCCCATTTATAGGCTTATTTGGAACGGTTTGGGGAATAATGACATCATTCGAAAGTATAGAAAAAGCAGGGACAGCCGGCTTGGCGATTGTAGCTCCGGGTATTGCTGATTCGCTTATTGCGACGGCGGCGGGTCTTTTTGCGGCGATCCCTGCCGTTATTGCATATAACTATTATTCAAATAAGGTAAGAGTGATAGCTAACGAGACTATCGATTTTGCATATGAATTTATGACAATAATCGAAAGGCAGATTCTATAA
- a CDS encoding biopolymer transporter ExbD — translation MSDINITPFVDVMLVLLVIFMVTAPILVHGIKVRLPAASARALKAPEKTIVVSVTSGRYVYINNLRVSPALLTQKLRILYKNRRDKQIFLKASSVLPYGYVIRIMAAIKDAGITKIGMVTANLSHVK, via the coding sequence ATGTCCGATATAAACATTACGCCGTTTGTCGATGTAATGCTGGTTTTGCTCGTTATCTTTATGGTAACCGCCCCGATATTGGTTCACGGAATTAAGGTTCGCTTGCCGGCGGCTTCGGCGCGGGCATTAAAAGCCCCGGAAAAAACGATAGTCGTTTCGGTTACTTCCGGCAGGTATGTTTATATAAACAATTTGAGGGTAAGCCCCGCCCTTTTGACCCAAAAATTAAGGATTTTATATAAAAACAGGAGGGACAAGCAGATATTTCTTAAAGCAAGTTCAGTCCTGCCCTACGGCTATGTAATAAGGATAATGGCTGCAATAAAAGACGCCGGCATAACAAAAATCGGCATGGTAACGGCAAATCTCAGCCATGTTAAGTAA
- a CDS encoding thioredoxin family protein yields the protein MADEINKIKAKHDVILLVSKWCEECVPADNAWKRLHEERKDFNYRSLDVSEPEGRRLSIELYIRSVPSTVIDGKLSYVGIPTKDDANELLNLA from the coding sequence ATGGCCGATGAAATTAACAAAATAAAGGCAAAGCATGATGTTATACTCCTTGTTTCCAAGTGGTGTGAAGAGTGCGTGCCTGCGGATAACGCGTGGAAGAGATTACATGAGGAACGCAAGGACTTTAATTATAGGTCTTTAGATGTTTCCGAACCCGAAGGAAGACGGCTTTCGATTGAACTTTACATAAGAAGCGTGCCATCCACCGTTATCGATGGAAAGCTTTCCTATGTCGGAATTCCCACCAAAGATGATGCCAATGAACTGCTCAATTTAGCTTGA
- a CDS encoding DNA-binding protein → MLIKIKEVAGMLAMNQTSIYKLVYRKAIPYVKIGGALRFDKDKIIAWINQNSCDMINPKSKRL, encoded by the coding sequence ATGCTGATAAAAATTAAAGAGGTTGCCGGAATGTTAGCGATGAACCAAACAAGCATTTACAAACTTGTTTATCGTAAAGCTATTCCTTATGTCAAAATAGGCGGAGCTTTAAGGTTCGATAAGGATAAAATTATCGCTTGGATTAATCAGAATAGCTGTGATATGATTAATCCGAAAAGTAAGCGTTTGTAA
- a CDS encoding DUF2249 domain-containing protein, giving the protein METINNLKRIKLDVREDIKNGADPFQRIMKAINGLKEDEALDLTNSFEPFPLYSVLKNKGFEHITNKTQEGFQIIFFRDKTGKKPIKVSEEADEKNFTDEDLKNLAHKKGVEIDVRGLEPPQPLLKIFETLENIKEGEALYITHERKPIHLYPRLKDAGYKFLTEETGEDLYTIKVWR; this is encoded by the coding sequence ATGGAAACCATAAATAATTTAAAACGAATTAAGTTAGATGTCAGGGAAGATATTAAAAACGGCGCAGATCCGTTTCAAAGAATTATGAAGGCGATTAACGGATTAAAAGAGGATGAGGCTTTGGATTTAACAAACAGCTTTGAACCGTTTCCGCTTTACTCCGTTTTAAAAAATAAGGGTTTTGAACACATCACGAATAAAACACAGGAAGGATTTCAGATAATATTTTTTAGAGATAAAACAGGCAAGAAACCCATTAAGGTATCGGAAGAAGCAGATGAAAAAAACTTCACCGACGAAGACCTTAAGAATTTAGCCCATAAAAAAGGCGTGGAAATAGATGTAAGAGGGCTTGAACCGCCGCAACCCCTTCTTAAGATATTTGAAACCTTAGAAAATATTAAAGAGGGCGAAGCCTTATATATAACCCACGAAAGAAAACCCATACATTTATACCCAAGGTTAAAAGACGCCGGGTATAAGTTTTTAACGGAAGAAACAGGCGAAGACCTTTATACGATAAAAGTCTGGAGATAA
- a CDS encoding TonB family protein, which produces MFNENRSGIGKYYIYSILFHAALIGLIIYLGIRFKPEIESIGSKVVVSVVSSVPGPPASVKAILKPPVPKIKRQIISKPAQAKKPVQLPVTKKPSSMVYPKKVLPKSVPVKRYVKRQAPVPAVNSSVYTNLHNMISLNNAYSKVQESLIRGNIHNFQGYVNKIVSIITSHFDISLSKYLHYKSVVAFQISASGRIYGVRLAKSSGNGYFDSQSIEAVKLSSPLPSPPKGFMSFMNSKNAGEGALIAFNPREILKNK; this is translated from the coding sequence ATGTTTAACGAAAACCGAAGCGGAATTGGAAAATATTATATATATTCGATTTTATTTCATGCGGCTTTAATCGGTCTAATAATATATTTAGGGATAAGGTTTAAACCGGAAATTGAGTCTATCGGCTCAAAGGTAGTTGTCAGCGTTGTGAGCAGCGTTCCTGGACCGCCTGCTTCTGTTAAAGCGATATTAAAACCGCCTGTGCCAAAGATTAAAAGACAAATTATAAGCAAGCCCGCTCAGGCAAAAAAACCTGTGCAATTACCCGTTACTAAAAAGCCCTCATCTATGGTTTACCCGAAAAAGGTTCTGCCGAAGTCCGTTCCCGTTAAAAGATATGTTAAGAGGCAAGCCCCTGTTCCTGCGGTTAATTCCAGTGTCTATACAAATTTACATAATATGATAAGCCTTAATAACGCATATAGCAAGGTTCAGGAATCTTTGATCAGGGGAAATATCCATAACTTTCAGGGTTATGTCAATAAAATAGTGTCGATTATTACATCTCATTTCGATATTTCTCTTTCTAAATATTTGCACTACAAGTCCGTGGTTGCCTTCCAAATATCCGCTTCGGGAAGGATTTACGGCGTCAGGCTTGCCAAATCTTCAGGCAACGGCTATTTCGATTCTCAATCGATCGAAGCGGTAAAATTATCAAGCCCGCTGCCTTCGCCGCCCAAAGGGTTTATGAGCTTTATGAACTCTAAGAACGCAGGCGAGGGGGCTTTAATAGCCTTTAATCCGAGAGAGATTCTAAAAAATAAGTAA
- a CDS encoding site-specific integrase — protein sequence MGIYKKANSNNFMMSKTVNGLTYFKSSGTNLKMEARATFDRWVIELKEQIRTGEPVKQKQEPIINNSTFSELADKYLEYTAGRLKSHKGLFTFYKKLNGYFGNKTLTTISIEDVENMQSDILKQGLSNAYANRLLIHFKRALKKAADWEIISDDVLNKFKKVKLVKGETKRLRYLSEDEAQRFIGNCDINLKSIVITALNTGMRKSEILHLAWDRVDLKNRIILLDKTKNGERREIPINQTLYDVLLQLPRHISGYVFANPKTGKPYNNVKKSFGSALRKSHIFDFRFHDLRHTFASWLVMGGVDLTTVKELLGHKDVRMTLRYSHLAASHISNAVKVLEKNFTVSLPQEQKQKSEYLESV from the coding sequence ATGGGCATTTACAAAAAAGCTAACAGCAATAATTTTATGATGAGCAAAACGGTAAACGGTTTGACTTATTTTAAATCCAGCGGCACAAATTTAAAAATGGAAGCAAGGGCAACTTTCGACCGCTGGGTCATCGAGCTTAAAGAACAAATCCGGACCGGCGAGCCGGTAAAGCAGAAACAAGAACCTATAATAAATAATTCTACTTTTTCGGAGCTTGCCGATAAGTATTTGGAATATACCGCCGGACGCTTAAAAAGCCATAAAGGGCTTTTCACTTTTTACAAAAAACTAAACGGCTATTTCGGAAATAAAACCTTAACGACTATTTCAATAGAGGATGTCGAAAATATGCAGTCCGATATTTTAAAACAGGGGCTTTCAAACGCATATGCAAACAGGTTATTAATTCATTTTAAAAGAGCGTTAAAAAAAGCGGCCGATTGGGAAATAATATCCGACGATGTTCTTAATAAGTTTAAAAAGGTTAAACTCGTAAAAGGGGAAACAAAGCGGTTAAGGTATCTGTCCGAAGATGAGGCGCAAAGGTTTATCGGTAATTGCGATATTAATTTAAAATCTATCGTAATAACTGCTTTAAATACCGGTATGCGTAAATCGGAAATTCTGCATTTAGCTTGGGACAGGGTAGATTTAAAGAACCGGATAATCCTTTTAGATAAAACAAAGAACGGCGAAAGGCGAGAAATACCGATAAATCAAACACTTTACGATGTCCTGCTGCAGCTGCCGAGGCATATAAGCGGCTATGTATTTGCAAATCCTAAAACCGGCAAGCCTTACAATAACGTTAAAAAGAGCTTTGGATCGGCGTTAAGAAAAAGCCATATTTTTGATTTTAGGTTTCACGATTTAAGGCATACTTTTGCAAGCTGGCTTGTTATGGGCGGGGTAGATTTAACGACCGTTAAGGAACTGTTAGGGCATAAGGATGTCAGGATGACTTTAAGGTATTCTCATTTAGCGGCAAGTCATATATCTAATGCCGTTAAGGTTTTAGAAAAAAACTTTACCGTTTCTTTACCGCAGGAACAAAAGCAAAAATCCGAATATCTTGAAAGTGTTTAA
- a CDS encoding phosphoribosyltransferase, giving the protein MIFKNRQEAGKLLGKNLLKHKYKPEKTVVIGLLRGGIPVAYEIAKALNAPLDVALVRKIGAPDQEELAIGAIVDGENPKVYLNKSLISRIAMPEGYIDRVKEIKLEEIRKREKIYRKGGGRIDVHGKIAIVVDDGIATGASIKVVIEALKEEKPEKIIIAVPVIPKDTLNELKKTVDDVIVLDAPEEFYAVGEFYEDFGQTTDEEVISLLQKSKSK; this is encoded by the coding sequence ATGATATTTAAAAATCGGCAGGAAGCGGGAAAGCTTTTAGGGAAAAATTTATTAAAGCATAAATATAAACCGGAAAAAACTGTGGTTATAGGTTTATTACGGGGCGGGATTCCTGTTGCTTATGAAATTGCAAAGGCATTGAACGCGCCTTTAGATGTTGCATTAGTAAGAAAGATAGGCGCCCCGGATCAGGAAGAATTAGCCATAGGGGCGATAGTGGACGGTGAAAATCCGAAGGTTTATCTCAATAAATCTTTAATATCCCGTATCGCAATGCCCGAAGGTTATATCGATAGAGTTAAAGAGATTAAGCTCGAAGAAATCAGGAAAAGGGAAAAAATTTACAGAAAAGGGGGGGGAAGGATAGATGTTCACGGCAAAATAGCAATAGTTGTGGACGACGGTATTGCAACGGGCGCTTCCATCAAGGTTGTAATAGAGGCTTTAAAGGAAGAAAAACCTGAAAAAATAATAATCGCCGTTCCTGTTATCCCAAAAGACACTCTAAACGAATTAAAAAAAACTGTAGATGATGTTATAGTTCTGGATGCCCCCGAAGAGTTTTATGCCGTAGGAGAGTTTTATGAGGACTTTGGTCAGACAACGGATGAGGAAGTAATCTCGCTTCTTCAAAAATCGAAATCTAAATAG
- a CDS encoding DUF59 domain-containing protein: protein MAIVNENDILEKLKDIVDPELEVNIIDLGLVYKVNIDDNGNVRIDMTLTAKGCPISDVIKYEVEEALKSISGVNAVSVNFIWEPEWSPTMIKDGALKRLKTR, encoded by the coding sequence ATGGCCATAGTTAATGAAAATGATATTTTAGAAAAATTAAAAGATATAGTTGACCCTGAACTCGAAGTTAATATAATTGATTTGGGGCTGGTTTATAAGGTGAATATAGATGATAACGGAAATGTTAGGATAGATATGACTCTAACGGCTAAAGGGTGTCCGATAAGCGATGTGATAAAGTACGAGGTAGAAGAAGCGCTCAAAAGTATTTCCGGTGTCAATGCCGTAAGCGTCAATTTTATTTGGGAGCCGGAATGGAGCCCGACGATGATAAAAGACGGCGCATTAAAAAGGCTAAAAACCCGTTAA
- a CDS encoding tetratricopeptide repeat protein — translation MKNKKYFRVFLLLFVFLFFTAAFLSGCAEMEPDTIHNLKVQVKKLNKKTGKLSQSNTYLEQKLHDIQVNIANQGVKIADINSKLRDIYGKYEVESHNLHMLQKRFRDYRLIVNKELITLLKHAQIKPPVEKIAPPKKAVISVSPKLMEFNKGMDLYKKKDYANAVLAFNKFISKYPQSKDIPDAVFYKAVSNFNLKKYPVSILEFHKFSEVYPKNSHVPMAIYLQGMGFLKLSDKSDASILFQQVVSKYPDAEASKLSAAELKKLSK, via the coding sequence ATGAAAAATAAAAAATATTTTAGAGTTTTTCTTCTGCTTTTTGTTTTTTTATTTTTTACGGCGGCTTTTTTATCGGGATGCGCCGAGATGGAACCTGATACCATACACAATTTAAAGGTTCAGGTTAAGAAATTAAATAAAAAGACCGGCAAATTATCCCAAAGCAATACTTATTTAGAGCAAAAGCTTCATGACATTCAGGTAAATATAGCAAATCAAGGGGTAAAAATAGCTGATATAAATTCTAAACTAAGGGATATTTATGGAAAATATGAAGTAGAATCCCACAATCTCCATATGCTTCAAAAAAGGTTTAGAGATTATCGCTTAATTGTTAATAAAGAACTTATTACATTGCTTAAGCATGCTCAAATTAAACCTCCGGTAGAAAAAATCGCTCCGCCCAAAAAGGCGGTTATCAGTGTAAGCCCCAAGCTTATGGAGTTTAATAAGGGTATGGATTTATATAAAAAGAAAGATTACGCTAACGCCGTTTTAGCTTTCAATAAATTTATAAGTAAATATCCGCAGTCAAAAGACATCCCTGATGCCGTATTTTATAAAGCTGTATCAAACTTCAATCTTAAAAAATATCCCGTATCCATATTGGAGTTCCATAAATTTTCCGAAGTTTATCCAAAAAATTCCCATGTTCCTATGGCTATATATTTACAGGGAATGGGGTTTTTAAAGCTTTCCGATAAGTCCGACGCGTCGATTTTATTTCAACAGGTTGTCTCAAAATATCCGGATGCGGAGGCTTCAAAACTTTCGGCGGCAGAGCTTAAAAAACTTTCGAAATAA
- a CDS encoding glycine cleavage system protein H, translating to MAEVQGCELPEDLYYDVEKDTWAKPLGNNIIMLGMTDVAQTQAGKILHVTFKKIGSLVQRRGNTATIESGKWVGPIPSPVAGEIVEVNEALLKDPLLLNISPYKDAWVSKVKAFDLSELKNLLTGSEAVEKYREKIIKEQIQCMRCSSQ from the coding sequence ATGGCTGAAGTACAGGGTTGCGAACTTCCGGAGGATTTATATTACGATGTCGAAAAGGACACATGGGCAAAGCCGTTAGGTAATAATATAATTATGCTCGGAATGACCGATGTGGCTCAAACTCAAGCGGGCAAGATTTTGCATGTAACATTTAAAAAAATAGGCAGTCTTGTTCAAAGAAGGGGTAATACCGCGACAATCGAAAGCGGTAAATGGGTTGGGCCCATTCCGTCCCCCGTTGCGGGCGAAATAGTCGAGGTTAACGAAGCCCTGTTAAAAGACCCTCTCCTATTAAATATATCTCCTTACAAAGACGCATGGGTGAGTAAAGTGAAAGCATTCGACTTGAGCGAATTAAAGAATCTTTTAACCGGCTCCGAGGCGGTGGAAAAATACAGAGAAAAAATAATAAAGGAACAGATTCAATGCATGAGGTGTTCAAGCCAGTAA